A part of Pseudoliparis swirei isolate HS2019 ecotype Mariana Trench chromosome 8, NWPU_hadal_v1, whole genome shotgun sequence genomic DNA contains:
- the serbp1b gene encoding plasminogen activator inhibitor 1 RNA-binding protein isoform X2 — protein sequence MPGHLQEAFGCVVTNRFDQLLDDESDPFEILKAAENKKKEGAAAASAKSAAQAAKQPKKESQKDRKNPLLDKKEESQAPVPLKKEGVRRVGRRPDQQGQPGYQNQGGQGDGRPGDKRPDRRPPRERRFEKPAEDKPEGGGEFSADKPPGDRPPRGRGGGRGGRGGRGRGMGRGEGFDSRGKRDFDRHNGNDRSSQKTEEKRSGGGAHNWGNVKEEVSEAEQTAAPETTPVGEENAPAGSENKENEVEEVKNEGPKEMTLDEWKAMQDKERTKVEFNIRKPNEGADSQWKKGYVLHKSKSEDRPVGALIDVAEPEAEPTPVFNKLGTPDDSTDHHFRKPANDITSQLEINFGDLGRPGRGRGGARGGRGGRGGGGGGGGAGGAGGGGGGGGGGGAGGSRPARGGGRPEKASGVSVPNVDDPEAFPALA from the exons ATGCCCGGACACCTGCAAGAAGCCTTCGGCTGCGTCGTAACCAACCGGTTCGACCAGTTATTGGACGACGAGTCCGACCCGTTCGAGATCCTGAAAGCGgcggagaacaagaagaaggagggggccGCCGCTGCCTCCGCCAAGTCCGCGGCTCAAGCCGCCAAGCAGCCGAAGAAGGAGTCACAGAAGGACCGAAAGAACCCGCTGctggacaagaaggaggagtcCCAGGCTCCGGTCCCACTGAAGAAAGAAG GTGTAAGGCGAGTGGGACGGAGACCAGATCAGCAGGGCCAGCCTGGTTACCAGAATCAGGGTGGGCAGGGTGATGGGCGACCTGGAGACAAGAGGCCGGACCGGAGGCCTCCTCGCGAGCGCCGTTTCGAGAAGCCGGCCGAGGACAAGCCCGAGGGAGGCGGAGAGTTCTCTGCAGACAA GCCTCCTGGAGACCGGCCCCCCAGAGGGCGTGGTGGCGGACGAGGTGGGCGTGGTGGAAGAGGGCGGGGCATGGGCCGAGGTGAAGGCTTTGACTCCCGTGGGAAACGAGACTTTGACAGACACAACGGCAATGACAGATC CAGTCAGAAAACTGAGGAAAagcgcagcggcggcggcgcacacaactggggcaacgtgaaggaggaagtgag TGAGGCTGAACAGACTGCAGCTCCAGAAACGACCCCAGTGGGAGAGGAAAATGCACCTGCCGGCTCTGAGAACAA GGAGAACGAGGTTGAAGAAGTTAAAAACGAAGGCCCCAAAGAGATGACCCTGGACGAGTGGAAGGCCATGCAGGACAAGGAGCGCACCAAGGTGGAGTTCAACATCCGTAAGCCCAACGAGGGAGCCGACAGCCAGTGGAAGAAAGGATACGTGCTGCACAAGTCCAAGAGTGAAGAT AGGCCTGTTGGTGCTTTGATCGACGTCGCAGAACCGGAAGCAGAGCCGACCCCCGTGTTCAACAAG CTGGGCACCCCGGATGATTCCACCGACCACCACTTCCGCAAACCGGCCAACGACATCACATCTCAGCTGGAGATCAACTTTGGAGATCTGGGCCGCCCCGGGCGTGGCCGCGGGGGAGCTCGCGGTGGCAGGGGAGGCCGCGGTGGTGGAGGCGGTGGTGgaggggcaggtggagctggaggcggaggtggaggcggaggcggaggtGGCGCTGGAGGCAGCAGGCCAGCACGCGGCGGAGGACGGCCCGAAAAG
- the serbp1b gene encoding plasminogen activator inhibitor 1 RNA-binding protein isoform X1, with the protein MPGHLQEAFGCVVTNRFDQLLDDESDPFEILKAAENKKKEGAAAASAKSAAQAAKQPKKESQKDRKNPLLDKKEESQAPVPLKKEGVRRVGRRPDQQGQPGYQNQGGQGDGRPGDKRPDRRPPRERRFEKPAEDKPEGGGEFSADKPPGDRPPRGRGGGRGGRGGRGRGMGRGEGFDSRGKRDFDRHNGNDRSSQKTEEKRSGGGAHNWGNVKEEVSEAEQTAAPETTPVGEENAPAGSENKENEVEEVKNEGPKEMTLDEWKAMQDKERTKVEFNIRKPNEGADSQWKKGYVLHKSKSEDRPVGALIDVAEPEAEPTPVFNKQLGTPDDSTDHHFRKPANDITSQLEINFGDLGRPGRGRGGARGGRGGRGGGGGGGGAGGAGGGGGGGGGGGAGGSRPARGGGRPEKASGVSVPNVDDPEAFPALA; encoded by the exons ATGCCCGGACACCTGCAAGAAGCCTTCGGCTGCGTCGTAACCAACCGGTTCGACCAGTTATTGGACGACGAGTCCGACCCGTTCGAGATCCTGAAAGCGgcggagaacaagaagaaggagggggccGCCGCTGCCTCCGCCAAGTCCGCGGCTCAAGCCGCCAAGCAGCCGAAGAAGGAGTCACAGAAGGACCGAAAGAACCCGCTGctggacaagaaggaggagtcCCAGGCTCCGGTCCCACTGAAGAAAGAAG GTGTAAGGCGAGTGGGACGGAGACCAGATCAGCAGGGCCAGCCTGGTTACCAGAATCAGGGTGGGCAGGGTGATGGGCGACCTGGAGACAAGAGGCCGGACCGGAGGCCTCCTCGCGAGCGCCGTTTCGAGAAGCCGGCCGAGGACAAGCCCGAGGGAGGCGGAGAGTTCTCTGCAGACAA GCCTCCTGGAGACCGGCCCCCCAGAGGGCGTGGTGGCGGACGAGGTGGGCGTGGTGGAAGAGGGCGGGGCATGGGCCGAGGTGAAGGCTTTGACTCCCGTGGGAAACGAGACTTTGACAGACACAACGGCAATGACAGATC CAGTCAGAAAACTGAGGAAAagcgcagcggcggcggcgcacacaactggggcaacgtgaaggaggaagtgag TGAGGCTGAACAGACTGCAGCTCCAGAAACGACCCCAGTGGGAGAGGAAAATGCACCTGCCGGCTCTGAGAACAA GGAGAACGAGGTTGAAGAAGTTAAAAACGAAGGCCCCAAAGAGATGACCCTGGACGAGTGGAAGGCCATGCAGGACAAGGAGCGCACCAAGGTGGAGTTCAACATCCGTAAGCCCAACGAGGGAGCCGACAGCCAGTGGAAGAAAGGATACGTGCTGCACAAGTCCAAGAGTGAAGAT AGGCCTGTTGGTGCTTTGATCGACGTCGCAGAACCGGAAGCAGAGCCGACCCCCGTGTTCAACAAG CAGCTGGGCACCCCGGATGATTCCACCGACCACCACTTCCGCAAACCGGCCAACGACATCACATCTCAGCTGGAGATCAACTTTGGAGATCTGGGCCGCCCCGGGCGTGGCCGCGGGGGAGCTCGCGGTGGCAGGGGAGGCCGCGGTGGTGGAGGCGGTGGTGgaggggcaggtggagctggaggcggaggtggaggcggaggcggaggtGGCGCTGGAGGCAGCAGGCCAGCACGCGGCGGAGGACGGCCCGAAAAG